The Mangifera indica cultivar Alphonso chromosome 8, CATAS_Mindica_2.1, whole genome shotgun sequence genome has a window encoding:
- the LOC123224036 gene encoding uncharacterized protein LOC123224036 has product MVVEDSYNSEDECDKAKSQKPFEEESSERIWNEDEEIAILKIAIKFWHEREVDPATQERDFFVFLQETQQLIGEFSKDEVTTKLRLMKEEYESNLIKGKSCRHANKILEYCENIWGGENNVEEILLINKKYIGLGENIVKEAMKYIEESKRIELMQQWKQVQALEFEILKKRAALVEYQTKLMLEEANKRMKKTLAPSST; this is encoded by the coding sequence ATGGTGGTAGAAGACAGTTATAATAGTGAAGACGAATGTGATAAGGCAAAGTCACAGAAGCCCTTCGAGGAAGAATCATCTGAGAGAATTTggaatgaagatgaagaaattgcaattttaaaaattgcaatcAAATTTTGGCATGAGAGAGAAGTTGACCCTGCCACCCAAGAgagagatttttttgtttttttgcagGAAACACAACAATTAATAGGTGAATTTAGTAAAGATGAAGTGACAACAAAATTAAGGTTGATGAAGGAAGAATACGAAAGcaatttgattaaaggtaaGAGTTGTCGTCatgcaaataaaatattagagtaTTGTGAGAATATATGGGGTGGTGAGAATAATGTAGAGGAGATATtacttatcaataaaaaatatattggatTAGGAGAGAATATTGTTAAGGAAGCCATGAAATATATTGAAGAAAGTAAAAGGATTGAGTTGATGCAACAATGGAAACAAGTTCAAGCCTTGGAATTTGAAATTCTCAAAAAGAGGGCTGCATTGGTAGAATATCAGACAAAATTGATGTTAGAGGAAGCAAATAAGCGAATGAAGAAAACACTAGCTCCATCATCAACCTGA